In Motilibacter aurantiacus, one genomic interval encodes:
- a CDS encoding lysyl oxidase family protein, which produces MGDRRRTESRLRGRVVRACTAAAAVTALATGGVLALAWGDESGPVLTAATPTAATPTPTSSGPPRAAGPRPLLPNMRSLPAEDVYIAGSGAQRLLRFSAALANVGDGPMEVKPGGRGACSAGQISARQVIYQDVDRNGRFNRAADRNSVRAGGGCMLDHPTHNHWHLDAMAKYALLDPETGRAVVSADKVSFCLRDNRRVPGATGRVEARHYGTCGRARVQGVAVGWADVYGHYLPGQALRLPRSLPDGGYCLLLEADPDGLLLETDEKDNAAVLPVRIVEGTRVGKGSAALCRGVLSSLRTP; this is translated from the coding sequence GTGGGCGACCGACGACGGACCGAGTCCCGGCTGCGAGGCCGGGTCGTACGCGCCTGCACCGCCGCTGCGGCGGTCACCGCGCTCGCGACCGGCGGCGTGCTGGCCCTGGCGTGGGGGGACGAGAGCGGCCCCGTCCTGACGGCGGCCACGCCGACGGCCGCCACCCCGACGCCCACCTCCAGCGGCCCGCCGAGGGCCGCGGGGCCGCGCCCGCTGCTGCCGAACATGCGCAGCCTGCCGGCCGAGGACGTCTACATCGCCGGCTCCGGCGCCCAGCGGCTGCTCCGCTTCAGCGCCGCGCTCGCCAACGTGGGGGACGGGCCGATGGAGGTGAAGCCGGGGGGCCGCGGCGCCTGCAGCGCGGGCCAGATCTCGGCGCGGCAGGTGATCTACCAGGACGTCGACCGCAACGGCCGCTTCAACCGGGCCGCGGACCGCAACAGCGTCCGGGCCGGCGGCGGCTGCATGCTCGACCATCCGACGCACAACCACTGGCACCTCGACGCGATGGCGAAGTACGCGCTGCTGGACCCGGAGACGGGGCGGGCCGTCGTGTCCGCGGACAAGGTGAGCTTCTGCCTGCGGGACAACCGGCGGGTGCCCGGCGCGACCGGCCGGGTCGAGGCACGTCACTACGGCACCTGCGGCCGTGCCCGTGTCCAGGGCGTGGCTGTGGGATGGGCCGACGTCTACGGCCACTACCTGCCGGGGCAGGCGCTGCGGCTGCCCCGGTCGCTGCCGGACGGCGGCTACTGCCTGCTGCTCGAGGCCGACCCCGACGGACTGCTCCTGGAGACCGACGAGAAGGACAACGCGGCCGTCCTGCCCGTCCGCATCGTCGAGGGCACCCGGGTCGGCAAGGGCTCGGCCGCCCTCTGCCGCGGAGTGCTGTCCAGCCTGCGGACACCGTGA
- a CDS encoding copper resistance CopC family protein — MSTALRSRTPAGLLRRGMLAGTAVLTATATALLPVSPAWAHAELKATTPAADSTVAKAPASVHVTFSEKVSGASTGLRVLDVKGAVRSRPATYSGSSVSAATPGLPKGRYALVWSVVSGDGHRVTSARAFSVGLPTPAAPAKTLSMTDGSGKKRTARLSGDRVGVRSLALPVRAIDGTVSLSHPKLPTALVWKAAGRSARGMLPFPGTYSVTVRVRVSQFHEVVLVGSLTARS; from the coding sequence ATGAGCACTGCGCTCCGCAGCCGTACGCCGGCCGGCCTCCTGCGCCGCGGGATGCTGGCCGGCACGGCCGTCCTGACCGCCACCGCGACGGCACTGCTGCCGGTCTCGCCCGCGTGGGCGCACGCCGAGCTGAAGGCCACCACTCCGGCGGCCGACAGCACCGTGGCCAAGGCGCCGGCCTCGGTCCACGTCACCTTCAGCGAGAAGGTCAGCGGCGCCAGCACCGGGCTGCGGGTCCTCGACGTCAAGGGCGCGGTGCGGTCGCGGCCGGCGACCTACTCCGGCTCGTCGGTCTCGGCCGCCACACCGGGCCTGCCCAAGGGCCGCTACGCCCTCGTCTGGTCCGTCGTCAGCGGCGACGGCCATCGGGTGACCAGCGCCCGCGCCTTCTCGGTGGGGCTGCCGACCCCGGCGGCCCCGGCGAAGACGCTGAGCATGACCGACGGCAGCGGCAAGAAGCGGACGGCCCGACTAAGCGGGGACCGGGTGGGCGTGCGCAGCCTCGCTCTTCCGGTGCGCGCGATCGACGGCACGGTCAGCCTCAGCCACCCGAAGCTGCCGACCGCCCTGGTGTGGAAGGCTGCGGGCAGGAGCGCGCGCGGCATGCTGCCCTTCCCCGGCACCTACTCGGTGACCGTCCGCGTGCGGGTCTCGCAGTTCCACGAGGTCGTCCTCGTCGGCTCGCTGACCGCGCGCTCCTGA
- a CDS encoding YcnI family protein, whose amino-acid sequence MFRRSVVAAAATSLAAGALALVNAAPASAHFSAQLYGASPVAGKSVTVWLRAGHGCSGAATTAVTVKIPANVPSARPQNKPGWALDIAKDASGKVTMVTWSGGNVPDAAFEDFGLSVRLPEKVGETVAFDTVQRCGATEVAWVGADQEAEHPAPTLVTVASPVRATADFSVVKNAKGNVRVDADASAVHAGKLATLRVQESQAVVARVRLDKAGDVGWTATGATAAKVKRNDVVELVVGGQVLATDKA is encoded by the coding sequence ATGTTCCGTCGTTCCGTTGTGGCGGCCGCCGCCACGTCGCTCGCCGCCGGCGCGCTGGCGCTCGTCAACGCGGCGCCCGCGTCCGCGCACTTCTCCGCGCAGCTCTACGGCGCGAGCCCCGTCGCCGGCAAGTCCGTCACCGTCTGGCTGCGTGCCGGCCACGGCTGCTCGGGCGCGGCCACCACGGCGGTGACCGTGAAGATCCCCGCCAACGTCCCCTCGGCCCGGCCCCAGAACAAGCCCGGGTGGGCGCTCGACATCGCCAAGGACGCCAGCGGCAAGGTCACGATGGTCACCTGGTCCGGCGGCAACGTGCCGGACGCTGCCTTCGAGGACTTCGGCCTGTCCGTCCGGCTCCCGGAGAAGGTCGGCGAGACCGTCGCCTTCGACACGGTCCAGAGGTGCGGCGCCACCGAGGTGGCCTGGGTCGGCGCCGACCAGGAGGCCGAGCACCCGGCCCCCACCCTGGTGACGGTCGCCTCCCCGGTGCGCGCCACGGCCGACTTCAGCGTCGTGAAGAACGCCAAGGGCAACGTGCGCGTCGACGCGGATGCCTCCGCGGTGCACGCGGGCAAGCTCGCCACCCTGCGGGTGCAGGAGTCGCAGGCGGTCGTGGCCCGGGTCCGGCTCGATAAGGCCGGCGACGTCGGCTGGACGGCGACCGGCGCCACCGCCGCCAAGGTGAAGCGCAACGACGTCGTCGAGCTCGTGGTGGGCGGCCAGGTCCTCGCCACCGACAAGGCATGA
- a CDS encoding cupredoxin domain-containing protein, with product MPARTVRPARRAFAGAVALALALTALAGCGSAGDTSAAEPAADQPAAAVTAEPSKVVTVSVQDGKVVPEPTTVTVKTGDVVRIDATSDQEDTVHVHGIDAELSLDPDVPGQLTFVAKPSGSYEVETHESGLLLFRLDVTD from the coding sequence GTGCCTGCCCGCACCGTCCGACCCGCCCGCCGCGCCTTCGCCGGGGCCGTTGCGCTGGCCCTCGCCCTGACCGCTCTGGCCGGCTGCGGCTCCGCGGGGGACACCAGCGCCGCCGAGCCCGCCGCCGACCAGCCCGCCGCGGCCGTCACCGCCGAGCCGTCGAAGGTCGTCACCGTCAGCGTGCAGGACGGCAAGGTCGTGCCGGAGCCGACGACGGTCACCGTGAAGACGGGGGACGTCGTGCGGATCGACGCCACGAGCGACCAGGAGGACACCGTGCACGTCCACGGGATCGACGCCGAGCTGTCGCTCGACCCCGACGTCCCGGGCCAGCTGACGTTCGTGGCCAAGCCGTCGGGGTCGTACGAGGTGGAGACGCACGAGAGCGGCCTCCTCCTCTTCAGGCTCGACGTCACCGACTGA
- a CDS encoding YcnI family copper-binding membrane protein: protein MLRSYRRAGALAGVGLVLLVATAGPAAAHVTVNPSEATQGGYAALTFRVPTESDSASTTKLAVQFPIDTPFASVSVKPHPGWTYEVTKETLATPIEAHGQQITEAVSQITWTATGDNGIKPGEFDEFDVSAGPMPDAEQVVFKAVQSYSDGEDVAWVQQAAPGSTDEPDLPAPVLTLKPAAAQGADGDTAAADPGSAPAAAAPADAATDSDVARATWIGVAGLVVGLAAGVLGALALRRRA, encoded by the coding sequence GTGCTCCGCTCGTACCGCCGCGCCGGCGCCCTCGCCGGTGTCGGCCTCGTCCTGCTCGTCGCCACCGCCGGCCCCGCCGCAGCCCACGTCACCGTCAACCCCTCCGAGGCGACCCAGGGGGGGTACGCGGCCCTCACCTTCCGGGTGCCAACGGAGAGCGACAGCGCCTCGACGACGAAGCTGGCCGTGCAGTTCCCGATCGACACCCCGTTCGCGTCGGTCAGCGTGAAGCCGCACCCGGGCTGGACCTACGAGGTGACGAAGGAGACGCTCGCGACCCCGATCGAGGCGCACGGCCAGCAGATCACCGAGGCGGTCTCCCAGATCACGTGGACCGCGACGGGCGACAACGGCATCAAGCCCGGCGAGTTCGACGAGTTCGACGTGAGCGCCGGCCCGATGCCCGACGCCGAGCAGGTCGTCTTCAAGGCCGTGCAGAGCTACAGCGACGGCGAGGACGTCGCGTGGGTCCAGCAGGCGGCGCCGGGGTCGACCGACGAGCCGGACCTGCCGGCCCCGGTCCTCACGCTCAAGCCGGCCGCCGCGCAGGGGGCTGACGGGGACACCGCCGCCGCCGACCCGGGCAGTGCTCCGGCCGCGGCCGCCCCGGCGGACGCCGCCACCGACTCCGACGTCGCCCGGGCGACCTGGATCGGCGTGGCCGGCCTGGTCGTGGGGCTCGCCGCCGGCGTGCTCGGCGCCCTCGCGCTGCGCCGGAGGGCGTGA
- a CDS encoding copper resistance CopC/CopD family protein codes for MSGAEAARSRRHGAGGAARRRGRATGVALAAGAPGRSSRRAAAALLLALVTALVGLVGLVAAAGPAAAHARLESTAPAAGEGLPTAPPEVVADFSEPVSLAPRGLTVVDAEGRSVTAGDPQVDPQDATRITVPLAADLPPGTYLVSYRIVSADSHPITDGWSFSVGTVRPGGLVDPGADDMGTPYSGPAAVVRGVAYLGLVAGLGVAAFVVLCWPGGRSRTTERVVTVGLGTVIVAAVAQLLVQGLAVSGLPAGQLLSGDVLRAGAEGPVGQAIALRLGAAAVLVAVLPWALHSTERRVSREVAAVCVLAAGALAVSFGMAGHPRAEHPLVLALASDALHLLAMAVWLGGLATLAVVALRPPRVEGASPVEAVRRFSTVALGCVAVLAVTGSWQGWLQVRSVAALTDTTYGRLLLIKVALVAGIVLVAAGSRALVRRRIPARPPVVALAGPGTVADPRPGVLALRRAVGVELAGALVVLAVTAALVGMTPARAAYAPVADASVDLGGGRVAQVRLDPARPGPAQLVVTVLGPDGRPEPAEHMHADLTLAAKGLGPLTVRMDGTGEDSRWASSGLQLPSAGEWELDFTVGFDEYDEITAEARLSVE; via the coding sequence GTGAGCGGAGCAGAGGCGGCGCGCAGCCGTCGGCACGGAGCCGGTGGTGCTGCCCGCCGTCGAGGCCGCGCCACCGGTGTCGCACTGGCGGCCGGTGCCCCCGGCCGGTCGTCGCGGCGCGCCGCCGCCGCGCTGCTGCTCGCCCTCGTCACCGCCCTCGTCGGCCTCGTGGGGCTCGTCGCCGCGGCCGGGCCGGCTGCGGCCCACGCCCGGCTGGAGAGCACGGCCCCCGCCGCCGGCGAGGGCCTGCCAACCGCCCCCCCCGAGGTCGTCGCCGACTTCTCCGAGCCGGTCAGCCTGGCGCCGCGGGGGCTCACGGTCGTCGACGCGGAGGGACGCTCGGTCACAGCGGGCGACCCCCAGGTCGACCCGCAGGACGCCACCCGCATCACGGTGCCGTTGGCGGCCGACCTGCCGCCGGGGACCTACCTCGTGTCCTACCGCATCGTCTCGGCCGACTCCCACCCGATCACCGACGGCTGGTCGTTCAGCGTCGGCACGGTCCGGCCCGGTGGGCTCGTCGACCCCGGCGCCGACGACATGGGCACGCCCTACTCCGGGCCGGCGGCCGTGGTCCGCGGGGTGGCGTACCTCGGCCTCGTGGCCGGCCTGGGCGTGGCGGCGTTCGTCGTGCTCTGCTGGCCGGGCGGACGCTCGCGGACGACCGAGCGGGTCGTCACCGTCGGGCTCGGCACGGTGATCGTGGCGGCGGTCGCCCAACTGCTCGTGCAGGGGCTGGCCGTCTCCGGCCTGCCCGCTGGGCAGCTCCTCTCGGGGGACGTGCTGCGGGCGGGCGCCGAGGGGCCGGTGGGCCAGGCGATCGCGCTCCGCCTCGGCGCCGCCGCGGTGCTGGTCGCGGTCCTGCCCTGGGCGCTGCACTCGACCGAGCGACGGGTGAGCCGAGAGGTCGCCGCGGTGTGCGTGCTGGCGGCCGGGGCGCTGGCGGTCAGCTTCGGCATGGCCGGGCATCCCCGGGCCGAGCACCCGCTCGTGCTCGCCCTGGCCTCGGACGCGCTGCACCTGCTGGCCATGGCGGTGTGGCTGGGCGGCCTGGCCACGCTGGCCGTCGTCGCGCTCCGCCCGCCCCGCGTCGAGGGCGCCTCCCCGGTCGAGGCCGTCCGCCGCTTCTCCACGGTCGCCCTGGGCTGCGTCGCCGTGCTGGCCGTCACCGGCAGCTGGCAGGGGTGGCTGCAGGTCCGCAGCGTGGCGGCGCTGACCGACACGACCTACGGACGGCTGCTGCTGATCAAGGTGGCGCTCGTCGCCGGGATCGTCCTCGTCGCGGCGGGGTCGCGCGCGCTCGTCCGGCGCCGGATCCCTGCGCGCCCGCCGGTCGTGGCGCTCGCCGGGCCGGGCACGGTCGCCGACCCGCGCCCGGGCGTGCTGGCCCTGCGGCGTGCGGTGGGAGTCGAGCTCGCCGGGGCCCTCGTCGTCCTCGCGGTCACGGCGGCGCTCGTCGGCATGACCCCCGCCCGTGCCGCGTACGCCCCCGTCGCCGACGCCTCGGTCGACCTGGGCGGCGGCCGGGTCGCGCAGGTACGTCTCGACCCGGCTCGGCCGGGGCCGGCCCAGCTCGTCGTCACGGTCCTGGGGCCGGACGGCCGCCCCGAGCCCGCCGAGCACATGCATGCCGACCTGACGCTCGCCGCGAAGGGACTCGGCCCGCTCACCGTCCGGATGGACGGCACGGGCGAGGACAGCCGCTGGGCCAGCAGCGGGCTGCAGCTGCCGTCGGCCGGCGAGTGGGAGCTCGACTTCACCGTGGGCTTCGACGAGTACGACGAGATCACCGCCGAGGCCCGGCTGTCCGTCGAATGA
- a CDS encoding cellulase family glycosylhydrolase — protein sequence MHLRTSAPQRRSRLVGLAVLGLALLAGLLPAGGARAVASEVSTADAVAAAAACTPANKPVVKKPVAKKPVVKKPAVKKPAAKKKPAAKKKPAAKKKAAAKRQPAAKKKTASQKEAAAKKAAAKLVASNLVRTPAKKVVVKKPAVEKPAVKKPAVKKPAVKKPAVKKPAPKKPVVTKPAPKLPLPCLPVVSTKPQPGPVAKPVDAPLVPSVQPLGRTRPDFFGLHVTGGASATSWPAAMASSFASIRLWDTGTTWAELEPAPGQWAWATLDAVVAAAEARGLKPLLVLGQTPTWASSDPAAPGVIAAGSSMPPADMGRWSAYVSAVASRYKGRIEAYEIWNEPNFVGDYFHGSEEQLAQLSSLAHKAVKAADPRALVLSPGFATRTKGQIGWIYRYFDAPGARDVDALSLHLYPFADQDPEDAVGQLETLATTLRNRGVSKPVWNTEVNYGVVGGINDAVAIPEPLGSAYVARTLLLDRAAGVDRVFWYAWGASRILGIHVAETAQGPSAPAQAWSRVSGWLSDSLLVGCTEVSGVHACSLRPNSGGWAQVVWRRDGSSGVTAPAGTSAVVALDGSVVARAAGDRIAVGPTPVLVVGGGADATRMSVASARG from the coding sequence GTGCATCTGCGTACCTCCGCCCCGCAGCGACGGTCGCGGCTGGTCGGCCTGGCCGTCCTCGGCCTCGCCCTGCTGGCGGGCCTGCTGCCCGCGGGCGGCGCGCGCGCTGTGGCGTCCGAGGTGTCGACGGCCGACGCCGTGGCCGCTGCGGCCGCGTGCACGCCGGCGAACAAGCCCGTCGTCAAGAAGCCTGTCGCGAAGAAGCCCGTCGTCAAGAAGCCGGCGGTCAAGAAGCCGGCCGCGAAGAAGAAGCCCGCCGCGAAGAAGAAGCCGGCCGCGAAGAAGAAGGCTGCCGCCAAGCGGCAGCCCGCCGCGAAGAAGAAGACCGCTTCGCAGAAGGAGGCTGCGGCGAAGAAGGCTGCGGCGAAGCTCGTTGCGTCCAATCTCGTGCGGACGCCGGCCAAGAAGGTCGTGGTGAAGAAGCCGGCGGTCGAGAAGCCGGCGGTGAAGAAGCCGGCGGTGAAAAAGCCGGCGGTGAAGAAGCCCGCGGTGAAGAAGCCCGCGCCCAAGAAGCCTGTCGTCACGAAGCCCGCGCCCAAGCTGCCGCTGCCCTGCCTGCCCGTGGTCAGCACGAAGCCGCAGCCGGGCCCCGTCGCCAAGCCGGTCGACGCCCCGCTGGTCCCCAGCGTGCAGCCGCTCGGGCGCACCCGACCGGACTTCTTCGGCCTGCACGTCACGGGTGGCGCGTCCGCCACCTCGTGGCCGGCCGCGATGGCCTCCTCCTTCGCCAGCATCCGGCTCTGGGACACCGGCACCACGTGGGCCGAGCTCGAGCCCGCCCCGGGCCAGTGGGCCTGGGCCACGCTCGACGCCGTCGTCGCGGCGGCCGAGGCGCGTGGGCTCAAGCCGCTGCTCGTCCTGGGGCAGACCCCGACGTGGGCGTCGTCCGACCCCGCTGCCCCGGGCGTGATCGCCGCCGGGTCGAGCATGCCGCCGGCCGACATGGGCCGCTGGAGCGCGTACGTGAGCGCCGTGGCCTCCCGCTACAAGGGCCGCATCGAGGCGTACGAGATCTGGAACGAGCCGAACTTCGTCGGTGACTACTTCCACGGCAGCGAGGAGCAGCTCGCGCAGCTCAGCTCGCTCGCCCACAAGGCGGTCAAGGCAGCCGACCCGCGGGCCCTGGTGCTGAGCCCGGGCTTCGCGACGCGGACCAAGGGCCAGATCGGCTGGATCTACCGCTACTTCGACGCGCCCGGTGCCCGTGACGTCGACGCCCTCTCGCTGCACCTCTACCCCTTCGCCGACCAGGACCCCGAGGACGCGGTCGGCCAGCTGGAGACGCTGGCGACGACGCTGCGCAACCGTGGCGTGAGCAAGCCGGTGTGGAACACCGAGGTCAACTACGGCGTGGTCGGTGGCATCAACGACGCCGTGGCGATCCCCGAGCCGCTCGGCAGCGCGTACGTCGCCCGCACCCTGCTGCTCGACCGGGCCGCCGGCGTGGACCGCGTCTTCTGGTACGCGTGGGGTGCCTCCCGCATCCTCGGCATCCACGTGGCCGAGACCGCGCAGGGCCCTTCCGCGCCGGCGCAGGCCTGGTCGCGGGTGTCCGGCTGGCTGAGCGACTCCCTGCTCGTCGGCTGCACCGAGGTCTCCGGGGTCCACGCCTGCTCGCTGCGCCCCAACAGCGGCGGCTGGGCGCAGGTGGTCTGGCGGCGGGACGGCTCCAGCGGGGTCACGGCCCCGGCCGGCACCTCCGCCGTGGTCGCTCTGGACGGCAGCGTCGTGGCCCGGGCCGCGGGCGACCGGATCGCGGTCGGGCCGACCCCGGTCCTGGTCGTCGGCGGCGGTGCCGACGCTACGCGGATGTCGGTCGCCTCGGCCCGCGGCTGA
- the mca gene encoding mycothiol conjugate amidase Mca, which yields MAEQLRLLAVHAHPDDESSKGAAAMARYVAEGVDVLVATCTGGERGDVLNPRLQGDPEIAANLPEIRRREMERAREILGVRQTWLGFVDSGLPEGDPLPPLPAGCFALQDVEEAAEPLVRVIREFRPHVITTYDEEGGYPHPDHIMCHKITAAAFDAAPDPAAYPGTGAPWQPLKLYYNQTFSRPRTTALHEALLAAGLPSPYEEWLERWADRADRAVTTHVDCAAWFEVRDRALLAHATQVDPDGVWFACPLEMQQKAWPTEDFELARSLVPVSLPEDDLFAGIRSELGEPAA from the coding sequence GTGGCGGAGCAGTTGAGGCTCCTGGCGGTGCACGCGCACCCCGACGACGAGTCGAGCAAGGGCGCCGCGGCCATGGCGCGCTACGTCGCCGAGGGCGTGGACGTCCTCGTGGCGACGTGCACGGGCGGGGAGCGCGGGGACGTCCTCAACCCCAGGCTGCAGGGCGACCCCGAGATCGCGGCGAACCTGCCGGAGATCCGGCGCCGCGAGATGGAGCGCGCCCGCGAGATCCTCGGCGTGCGCCAGACCTGGCTCGGCTTCGTCGACTCCGGGCTGCCGGAGGGCGACCCGCTGCCGCCGCTGCCCGCGGGCTGCTTCGCGCTGCAGGACGTCGAGGAGGCGGCCGAGCCGCTGGTACGGGTGATCCGGGAGTTCCGCCCGCACGTCATCACGACGTACGACGAGGAGGGCGGCTACCCGCACCCCGACCACATCATGTGCCACAAGATCACGGCCGCGGCCTTCGACGCCGCGCCCGACCCCGCGGCGTACCCGGGCACGGGCGCGCCGTGGCAGCCGCTCAAGCTCTACTACAACCAGACCTTCTCCCGCCCGCGCACGACGGCGCTGCACGAGGCGCTGCTGGCCGCGGGCCTGCCCTCGCCCTACGAGGAGTGGCTCGAGCGCTGGGCCGACCGCGCCGACCGTGCGGTGACCACGCACGTGGACTGCGCGGCCTGGTTCGAGGTGCGCGACAGGGCGCTGCTCGCCCATGCGACGCAGGTCGACCCGGACGGGGTGTGGTTCGCCTGCCCGCTGGAGATGCAGCAGAAGGCCTGGCCGACCGAGGACTTCGAGCTCGCCCGCTCGCTCGTCCCCGTCAGCCTGCCGGAGGACGACCTGTTCGCCGGCATCCGTTCCGAGCTCGGGGAGCCCGCCGCATGA
- a CDS encoding DUF4307 domain-containing protein, with the protein MRPLWEHGRQARFFRRPTVHHRPPAAAARPSRGVDLSVPPSARRPPERYGDLTRGRRRALVAGVAALAVAGAGWLAWAGISAGDKDVHARVLSYDPVDARGVATRVEIRKPRDEEAVCRLRALDRAFATVGRADAVAPAGTEKTVLELTVPTTAQAVNAELVRCALR; encoded by the coding sequence GTGCGCCCGCTATGGGAACATGGGCGGCAGGCGCGCTTCTTCCGCCGCCCGACAGTCCATCATCGCCCGCCCGCCGCCGCGGCGCGCCCGTCCCGAGGGGTCGACCTGTCCGTCCCGCCCTCCGCCCGCCGGCCGCCCGAGCGCTACGGCGACCTCACCCGGGGCCGCCGCAGGGCCCTCGTCGCCGGCGTGGCCGCCCTCGCGGTCGCCGGGGCGGGCTGGCTGGCGTGGGCCGGCATCAGCGCGGGCGACAAGGACGTGCACGCGCGCGTGCTGTCGTACGACCCCGTGGACGCCCGGGGCGTGGCCACGCGCGTGGAGATCCGCAAGCCGCGCGACGAGGAGGCGGTCTGCCGGCTGCGGGCCCTGGACCGGGCCTTCGCCACCGTCGGGCGGGCCGACGCGGTGGCGCCCGCCGGCACCGAGAAGACCGTGCTCGAGCTCACCGTGCCGACGACGGCGCAGGCGGTCAACGCCGAGCTGGTCCGCTGCGCGTTGCGCTGA
- the greA gene encoding transcription elongation factor GreA, whose product MTETSATATWLSQEQHDRLQAELDHLRGPARAEIVKRIEAAREEGDLKENGGYHAAKEEQGKQEARIRQLQSLLENARVGEPPAAADGVVTAGMVVTAEVAGDEMTFLLGLREGSSGDVDVYSPTSPLGTAISGAKVGDQVSYTAPNGREIPVVIKAAKPYAG is encoded by the coding sequence GTGACCGAGACGAGCGCGACCGCGACCTGGCTGTCCCAGGAGCAGCACGACCGGCTCCAGGCCGAGCTCGACCACCTGCGTGGTCCGGCACGAGCCGAGATCGTCAAGCGCATCGAGGCCGCCCGCGAGGAGGGGGACCTCAAGGAGAACGGCGGCTACCACGCGGCGAAGGAGGAGCAGGGCAAGCAGGAGGCGCGCATCCGCCAGCTGCAGTCCCTGCTCGAGAACGCCCGGGTCGGGGAGCCTCCGGCCGCCGCCGACGGCGTCGTGACGGCCGGCATGGTGGTGACGGCCGAGGTCGCCGGTGACGAGATGACCTTCCTGCTGGGCCTGCGCGAGGGCAGCTCCGGCGACGTCGACGTCTACTCCCCCACCTCGCCGCTGGGCACCGCGATCTCCGGGGCGAAGGTGGGCGACCAGGTCAGCTACACCGCGCCCAACGGCCGGGAGATCCCGGTCGTGATCAAGGCCGCGAAGCCGTACGCCGGCTGA
- a CDS encoding MarR family winged helix-turn-helix transcriptional regulator, whose amino-acid sequence MPQPTDCRPAPPGADAGDVIGDALLRAVRALKGARGSAPVDGPCLGVLHAISTRGPVRPGDVAAEIALDASTVSRHVQSLERLGLVGRERDPADGRAHRVAVTSAGDEALDSARDARRAVLDAALAGWEAADRERLAGLLARLADELTRPSAPAPTGENR is encoded by the coding sequence ATGCCCCAACCAACCGACTGTCGTCCGGCGCCTCCGGGCGCCGACGCCGGCGACGTCATCGGAGACGCGCTCCTGCGCGCGGTCCGGGCACTCAAGGGAGCGCGCGGCAGCGCTCCGGTCGACGGGCCGTGCCTGGGCGTGCTGCACGCCATCTCCACCCGGGGCCCCGTACGCCCCGGGGACGTGGCCGCCGAGATCGCGCTCGACGCCTCCACCGTGAGCCGTCACGTGCAGTCGCTCGAGCGGCTCGGCCTCGTCGGGCGCGAGCGCGACCCGGCGGACGGCCGCGCCCACCGCGTCGCCGTCACCAGCGCCGGGGACGAGGCGCTCGACAGCGCCCGGGACGCCCGACGCGCCGTGCTCGATGCCGCCCTCGCCGGCTGGGAGGCCGCCGACCGCGAGCGCCTGGCCGGCCTGCTGGCCCGGCTGGCCGACGAGCTGACCCGCCCCTCTGCACCCGCACCTACCGGGGAGAACCGATGA